One Synechococcus sp. JA-2-3B'a(2-13) genomic window carries:
- a CDS encoding U32 family peptidase: MKAAGIDFAETDHFEAPPLTTKLPLLLAPAGDWECAKAAVENGADAIYFGLERFNARMRARNFTEADLPELMAWLHRRGVRGYVTLNTLVFPRELTEAEGYIRSMIAAGVDAVIVQDIGIARLIRHLSPDFPIHASTQMTITSGVGAEFAAELGCEVVVLARECSLQEIAQIQAYLQEKGSSLSLEVFVHGALCVAYSGQCLTSEALGGRSANRGECAQACRMPYELVVDGIRRDLGEKRYLLSPQDLAGLEVLPELVKLGIRCLKIEGRLKSPEYVANVTRVYRQALDALGVGQPWQPSQQERYELEMSFSRGLYTGWLRGINNQELVHARFGKKRGVYLGQVVGIQQDQVGIRLEAPLKAGDGVVFDQGQPELPEQGGRVYRVQEKQGLAWLSFGEGVIDLKRLRVGDRLWKTSDPELEKRLRQSYAGDHPRFQRPVHMEVHGQVGSPLTLILRDEQGHTVQVDSPLPLEAAHRQPLTTEKLRQQLGRLGSTPFKLGSLHNALQGEVMLPVSLLNQMRRQAVERLQALRAQPPRWQLNPEARWQDLVPSQEEPERGSPQLVVLVRDPAQLPAAIASGIRQIYLEFEDPRRYREVIRTTKAAHPEVELWVAPPRITKPGETWILKQVLVGGADGYLVRNYDHLRFFAGQRCIGDFSLNVANPITAHYLKTRYNLERLTASYDLNHEQLGSLLQAGPAHRYEVTLHQHMPLFHMEHCVFCAFLSSGTDYTNCGRPCEKHEVKLRDRANVEHILKADAGCRNTLYNGKAQTGAEYVPKLLALGLRYLRIEFLHESPAEIQQTLHRYQQLLQGQLSGSQLWQELKLHSQLGVTRGSLES, from the coding sequence ATGAAAGCTGCTGGGATAGATTTCGCGGAAACGGATCACTTTGAGGCGCCGCCTCTGACCACCAAGTTGCCCCTGCTGCTGGCCCCGGCGGGGGATTGGGAGTGTGCCAAGGCGGCAGTGGAAAACGGAGCCGATGCCATTTACTTTGGGCTGGAGCGCTTCAACGCCCGGATGCGCGCCCGCAACTTTACGGAAGCGGATTTGCCGGAACTGATGGCCTGGCTGCACCGGCGGGGGGTACGGGGCTATGTTACTTTGAATACTCTGGTTTTTCCAAGGGAGCTGACGGAAGCCGAGGGATACATCCGCTCGATGATTGCGGCGGGGGTGGATGCGGTGATTGTGCAGGATATTGGCATCGCCCGCCTGATCCGGCATCTTTCCCCCGATTTCCCCATCCATGCTTCCACGCAAATGACCATCACCAGTGGAGTGGGAGCGGAGTTTGCCGCTGAGCTGGGCTGTGAGGTGGTGGTGCTGGCGCGGGAATGTTCCCTCCAGGAAATCGCCCAGATCCAGGCCTATCTGCAAGAGAAGGGATCCTCCCTATCTCTGGAGGTCTTTGTGCATGGGGCGTTGTGCGTGGCCTACTCGGGGCAATGTCTGACCAGCGAGGCGCTGGGGGGGCGTTCGGCCAATCGGGGGGAATGTGCCCAAGCCTGCCGCATGCCCTATGAGCTGGTGGTAGACGGGATCCGCCGCGACTTGGGGGAGAAGCGGTATCTGCTCAGCCCTCAAGATTTGGCCGGGCTGGAGGTGCTACCGGAGCTGGTGAAGCTGGGGATCCGCTGTCTGAAAATTGAGGGCCGGCTGAAATCCCCAGAATATGTAGCCAATGTAACGCGGGTGTATCGGCAGGCCTTGGATGCGCTGGGGGTGGGACAGCCGTGGCAGCCCTCGCAACAGGAACGCTACGAGCTGGAGATGAGCTTTTCTCGCGGGCTCTACACAGGCTGGCTGCGGGGCATCAACAACCAGGAGCTGGTGCACGCGCGGTTTGGCAAGAAACGGGGGGTTTACCTGGGGCAGGTGGTGGGGATCCAACAGGATCAGGTGGGGATCCGGCTGGAGGCACCCCTCAAAGCCGGGGATGGCGTGGTGTTTGACCAGGGGCAGCCGGAGTTACCGGAGCAGGGGGGACGGGTTTACCGGGTGCAAGAGAAGCAGGGGCTGGCCTGGCTCAGCTTCGGAGAGGGGGTCATTGATCTCAAACGTCTGCGGGTGGGGGATCGCCTCTGGAAGACCAGCGACCCGGAACTGGAAAAGCGCCTGCGCCAAAGCTACGCCGGGGATCACCCCCGCTTTCAGCGGCCTGTCCACATGGAGGTTCACGGCCAAGTGGGATCCCCGCTGACGCTGATCCTGCGGGATGAGCAAGGCCATACAGTGCAGGTGGATTCGCCGCTGCCCCTGGAAGCTGCCCACCGCCAACCCCTCACCACCGAAAAACTGCGACAGCAACTGGGCCGTTTGGGCTCCACTCCCTTCAAGTTGGGATCCCTGCACAATGCCTTGCAGGGGGAGGTAATGCTGCCGGTGAGCCTGCTCAACCAGATGCGCCGACAAGCGGTGGAACGCCTACAAGCTCTGCGAGCTCAGCCCCCGCGCTGGCAACTCAATCCCGAAGCTCGCTGGCAAGATCTGGTGCCTTCTCAGGAGGAGCCCGAAAGGGGATCCCCGCAGTTGGTGGTGTTGGTGCGGGATCCGGCGCAACTGCCGGCGGCGATAGCCAGCGGTATTAGGCAGATCTATCTGGAGTTTGAGGATCCCCGCCGCTATCGGGAGGTGATCCGCACAACCAAAGCCGCCCATCCCGAGGTGGAACTGTGGGTCGCTCCGCCCCGCATCACCAAGCCAGGAGAAACCTGGATCCTAAAGCAAGTGTTGGTCGGCGGAGCCGATGGCTACTTGGTGAGAAATTACGACCATCTCCGTTTTTTTGCCGGGCAGCGCTGCATTGGGGATTTTTCCTTGAATGTGGCCAATCCCATCACGGCCCACTATCTCAAAACCCGTTACAACCTGGAGCGCCTGACGGCTTCCTATGACCTCAACCACGAGCAACTGGGATCCCTGCTGCAAGCCGGCCCCGCCCATAGGTATGAGGTTACCCTTCATCAACATATGCCCCTGTTCCACATGGAGCACTGCGTCTTTTGCGCCTTTTTATCCAGCGGAACGGATTACACCAATTGTGGTCGCCCATGTGAAAAACACGAGGTGAAGCTGAGGGACAGGGCCAATGTCGAGCACATTTTGAAGGCCGATGCCGGCTGTCGGAATACCCTCTACAACGGCAAGGCCCAAACGGGGGCAGAGTATGTGCCGAAATTATTGGCCTTGGGCCTGCGCTATCTGCGCATCGAATTTTTGCATGAATCCCCCGCCGAGATTCAACAAACGCTGCATCGCTATCAGCAACTCCTACAAGGTCAACTCAGCGGATCCCAACTGTGGCAGGAGCTGAAGCTACACAGCCAATTGGGGGTTACGCGCGGGTCTTTGGAGAGTTAA
- the ilvN gene encoding acetolactate synthase small subunit has product MKHTLSALVQDQPGVLTRIAGMFARRGFNIDSLTVGPTERPGISRITMVVQGDEHDVEQMTKQLYKLIDVLKVTDITHVPCVERELMLVKVNASPDTRSAIMDVAQMFRARIVDVAEESLTLEVTGDPGKMVAIIKMLTSFGIREIARTGLVALTRESGVNTEYLKQHPTLVTV; this is encoded by the coding sequence GTGAAACACACCCTCAGCGCCCTCGTGCAGGATCAGCCTGGCGTTTTAACCCGCATTGCGGGGATGTTTGCCCGTCGCGGCTTTAACATCGACAGCCTCACCGTTGGCCCCACCGAACGACCGGGGATCTCTCGTATCACTATGGTGGTGCAGGGCGATGAACACGATGTGGAGCAGATGACGAAGCAGCTCTACAAGCTCATTGACGTGCTGAAAGTAACCGACATCACCCATGTTCCCTGTGTGGAACGGGAGCTGATGCTGGTCAAAGTTAACGCCAGCCCCGATACCCGCTCCGCCATCATGGATGTGGCCCAAATGTTTCGTGCCCGGATTGTGGATGTGGCAGAGGAGTCTTTGACTCTCGAGGTAACCGGGGATCCCGGCAAAATGGTGGCCATCATCAAGATGTTGACCAGCTTTGGCATCCGCGAGATCGCCCGTACCGGCCTTGTGGCTCTCACCCGCGAGTCCGGCGTGAATACGGAATACCTGAAGCAACACCCCACCTTAGTTACCGTCTGA
- a CDS encoding DUF3120 domain-containing protein, which yields MSSTPFLPPLQDEPLLSSEHLAGLDPHPLSVQRRFRSHHAIGGVAALLVSLPVFVQAPLVRYAPWVSLVMSLGWLGLSLHLYSQPRTRLWGDLLYGFTLTWLAGSLYWGWLRFEPLWHMPMEALGIPIVWWGIRRRFARIGTWFYLGSLWGTAVTDLYIHSVGLLPEWRQAMQFDRLEQAVVPFRAALDKMATPWGLGWGIGLGLLLLGVGLWRVQGSRRLHHWAFAGAVLNTLLVDGLFGWGAALLR from the coding sequence TTGTCTTCTACACCTTTTTTACCCCCTCTCCAAGATGAGCCTCTGCTGTCCTCTGAGCATTTGGCCGGGCTGGATCCCCACCCTCTCTCGGTTCAAAGGCGTTTCCGATCCCACCATGCCATTGGGGGAGTGGCAGCTCTGCTCGTGAGTCTGCCCGTTTTTGTGCAAGCGCCCCTGGTGCGGTATGCCCCTTGGGTCAGCTTGGTGATGTCTTTGGGCTGGCTGGGCCTTAGCTTGCATCTCTACTCCCAGCCCCGTACCCGCCTGTGGGGAGATTTGCTGTACGGCTTTACCCTGACTTGGCTGGCAGGATCCCTGTATTGGGGATGGCTGCGCTTTGAGCCTCTTTGGCACATGCCCATGGAAGCCTTGGGGATCCCGATTGTCTGGTGGGGGATACGGCGACGGTTTGCCCGCATCGGTACCTGGTTTTATCTCGGCTCCCTGTGGGGTACGGCGGTTACAGATCTCTACATTCACTCGGTGGGGCTGCTGCCTGAGTGGCGGCAGGCGATGCAGTTTGACCGGTTGGAGCAGGCGGTTGTCCCTTTTAGGGCGGCCCTCGACAAAATGGCTACCCCCTGGGGCCTGGGTTGGGGCATCGGCTTGGGCCTTCTGTTGCTGGGTGTTGGATTGTGGAGAGTCCAGGGATCCCGCCGCTTGCACCATTGGGCATTTGCGGGAGCAGTGCTGAATACCCTGTTGGTGGATGGGCTATTTGGCTGGGGGGCAGCTCTGCTGCGGTGA
- a CDS encoding glucokinase produces the protein MDLLLAGDIGGTKTSLSLVNAEDPEHSLYHCRYASQDYANLAPMVGEFLAQARRELGRDPQPAAACFAVAGPVMETRGSGSEGQTAKVTNLPWDLQSSQLAAELGIPRVALINDFSAVGYGVLALGDQDLDTLQVGERQPRAPIGVMGAGTGLGQAYLTWGEGGYQVHASEGGHVDFSPRTPLEWELLRYLQKRHGRVSTERVVSGQGIVAIYQFLRDSQWGSGEEQLLAQIEAWEKGAKHIDPAAQIANAAMEARDPLAVECLRLFISLYGAAVGNFALHLLPRGGLFIAGGIAPKLLRLLHQGEFLSSFLDKGRMRPLLEQLSVQVVVNAQVGLRGAARYAANLL, from the coding sequence ATGGACTTGTTGTTGGCAGGAGACATCGGGGGCACCAAAACCAGCCTCAGCCTTGTCAATGCCGAGGATCCCGAGCACAGCCTTTACCACTGCCGCTATGCCAGCCAAGATTACGCCAACCTCGCCCCAATGGTGGGAGAGTTTCTGGCCCAGGCTCGGCGGGAGCTGGGGCGAGATCCACAGCCTGCTGCCGCCTGTTTTGCAGTGGCCGGCCCCGTCATGGAAACAAGGGGCTCAGGGTCTGAGGGACAGACTGCCAAAGTGACCAACTTGCCCTGGGATCTGCAGTCGAGCCAATTGGCCGCAGAGCTGGGGATCCCGCGCGTAGCCTTGATCAACGACTTCAGCGCCGTAGGGTATGGCGTGCTTGCCCTCGGCGACCAGGATCTGGACACCTTGCAAGTGGGTGAGCGTCAACCGCGGGCTCCGATTGGCGTGATGGGAGCAGGCACGGGTTTGGGGCAGGCTTACCTTACCTGGGGAGAAGGGGGTTACCAAGTTCATGCCAGCGAGGGCGGTCACGTGGACTTTTCCCCGCGCACCCCTCTGGAGTGGGAGCTCTTGAGGTATTTGCAAAAACGGCACGGACGTGTCTCCACCGAGCGGGTGGTCTCGGGGCAGGGGATCGTTGCCATTTATCAATTTTTGCGGGATAGCCAGTGGGGCTCAGGAGAAGAACAGCTGCTGGCCCAAATTGAGGCTTGGGAAAAGGGAGCTAAGCATATTGACCCGGCAGCCCAAATTGCCAATGCTGCCATGGAAGCACGGGATCCCCTGGCGGTGGAGTGTCTGCGGCTTTTCATCAGCCTGTACGGGGCTGCAGTCGGGAACTTTGCCCTACACCTATTGCCGCGCGGGGGCCTGTTCATCGCTGGGGGGATCGCGCCCAAGCTCTTGCGCCTACTGCATCAAGGGGAGTTTTTGTCCTCGTTTTTGGATAAGGGGCGGATGCGTCCTCTTCTAGAGCAACTGTCGGTGCAGGTGGTGGTGAATGCGCAGGTGGGGCTGAGGGGAGCTGCTCGCTACGCCGCCAACCTTTTGTGA
- a CDS encoding methyltransferase domain-containing protein — translation MNPIFWALGIAVLLAVGLAAYLLTARKYESPASVAKSYDEWTRDGILEFYWGEHIHLGHYGSPPQRKNFLQAKHDFVHEMVRWGGLDRLPAGTTVLDVGCGIGGSCRILARDYGFVVTGITISPQQVKRAQELTPPDLPVQFQVADALDLPFPDASFDVVWSIEAGPHMPDKARYAQEMLRVLKPGGILVVADWNQRDDRQKPLNFWERLVMRQLLDQWSHPSFSSIEGFAEQLEATGLVAGRVETADWTQETLPSWLDSIWQGIVRPEGLLKFGLVGLIKSLREVPTFLLMRLAFGTGLCRFGMFRAVRAATSADSTRTEVVAHSSQ, via the coding sequence ATGAATCCAATCTTTTGGGCTTTGGGCATAGCTGTGCTGCTGGCCGTGGGCTTGGCAGCCTATCTGTTGACTGCTCGCAAATACGAGTCTCCCGCCTCTGTGGCCAAGTCTTACGACGAGTGGACTCGGGATGGGATCCTAGAGTTTTACTGGGGCGAACACATTCACCTAGGCCACTACGGCTCTCCTCCCCAACGAAAAAATTTTCTGCAGGCCAAGCACGACTTTGTCCACGAGATGGTGCGCTGGGGTGGGTTGGATCGACTGCCTGCAGGGACAACCGTGTTGGATGTGGGCTGCGGCATTGGTGGGAGCTGCCGCATCTTGGCCCGCGACTACGGCTTTGTTGTAACCGGTATCACCATCAGTCCTCAGCAGGTGAAGCGGGCCCAGGAGCTCACCCCCCCTGATCTGCCTGTCCAGTTTCAGGTGGCAGATGCCCTCGACCTGCCCTTCCCCGATGCCAGCTTCGATGTGGTGTGGTCCATTGAGGCAGGGCCTCACATGCCGGACAAGGCCCGCTATGCCCAAGAGATGCTGCGGGTGTTGAAGCCAGGGGGAATCCTGGTGGTGGCGGACTGGAACCAGCGGGACGACCGGCAAAAGCCCCTGAACTTTTGGGAGCGGCTGGTGATGCGGCAACTGTTGGATCAATGGTCACACCCTTCCTTCTCCAGCATCGAAGGCTTTGCCGAGCAGTTGGAGGCTACTGGCCTGGTGGCAGGACGAGTGGAAACCGCCGACTGGACTCAGGAGACCCTTCCCTCTTGGCTGGATTCCATCTGGCAGGGCATTGTCCGTCCCGAAGGGTTGCTGAAGTTTGGCTTGGTGGGCCTGATTAAGTCGCTACGGGAGGTGCCCACTTTCTTGCTCATGCGCCTGGCCTTCGGCACTGGCCTCTGCCGCTTTGGCATGTTCCGGGCCGTGCGAGCCGCCACGTCGGCAGACTCCACCCGCACAGAAGTGGTTGCCCACAGCAGCCAATAG
- a CDS encoding FAD-dependent hydroxylase, which translates to MTTLAPTPDTLAALYDVIIVGGGIAGLTLACALRGSGLRLALIEAQSAEAVKQRPLAYALSPLSIRIFRAVGVWEALAPHITPFAQVILTDANAPQRVTFRPEDVGEAAVFYCGEHAWLQQALQEQVAADPKISCYYEAKVESVTYGKAAAEVELETAQGRRQLRASLVVAADGLRSQVRQWAGIPSDGWDYWQSCITALVAPSQDHQNIAYERFWPAGPFAILPLPGNRCQVVWIMPHEQAKATLALPQADFLAEMQRYYGGQSGQLTLLNRPQVFPARLRQSRRYYQHRLALVGDAAHHCHPVAGQGLNLGIRDAAALAQVLLDAWRRHEDLGDVKVLRRYGRRRRWENWVVLLFTDLLTRTFSNSYWPVVVMRRWILRGMMAFPPLRCLLLCLMTGLWGSSP; encoded by the coding sequence ATGACAACTCTTGCTCCCACTCCGGATACTTTGGCAGCCCTCTACGACGTGATTATCGTCGGCGGAGGCATCGCGGGCTTAACCCTAGCTTGTGCCCTGCGGGGATCCGGCCTGCGGTTGGCCCTCATTGAGGCCCAGTCGGCTGAGGCAGTCAAACAGCGCCCCCTGGCCTATGCCCTTTCGCCGCTGTCAATCCGCATCTTCCGGGCCGTCGGGGTGTGGGAGGCGCTGGCTCCCCACATTACGCCCTTTGCTCAGGTGATTTTAACCGACGCCAACGCTCCCCAGCGGGTGACGTTTAGACCGGAGGATGTGGGGGAAGCGGCAGTTTTCTACTGTGGCGAGCATGCCTGGCTGCAGCAGGCGCTCCAGGAGCAGGTGGCTGCCGATCCCAAAATTAGCTGCTACTACGAAGCCAAGGTGGAGAGCGTAACCTATGGGAAGGCTGCAGCCGAGGTAGAGCTGGAAACGGCCCAGGGGCGTCGCCAACTGCGGGCCTCCCTGGTGGTCGCCGCCGACGGCCTGCGCTCCCAGGTGCGGCAGTGGGCAGGGATCCCTAGCGACGGCTGGGACTATTGGCAGTCCTGCATCACCGCCTTGGTGGCCCCTTCCCAAGACCACCAAAACATTGCCTACGAGCGCTTCTGGCCTGCCGGCCCCTTCGCCATCTTGCCCCTGCCCGGCAACCGCTGTCAGGTGGTCTGGATCATGCCCCACGAGCAGGCCAAAGCCACCCTGGCCCTTCCTCAGGCCGACTTCTTGGCCGAGATGCAGCGCTACTACGGCGGTCAGAGCGGCCAGCTCACTTTGCTGAACCGGCCCCAGGTTTTCCCGGCTCGCCTACGGCAAAGCCGCCGCTACTATCAGCATCGTCTTGCCTTAGTGGGAGATGCCGCCCACCACTGCCATCCGGTGGCTGGCCAAGGGCTCAACCTCGGCATCCGCGACGCCGCTGCCCTGGCCCAGGTGCTCCTAGACGCCTGGAGACGGCATGAGGATCTGGGAGATGTCAAAGTCCTGCGCCGCTACGGTCGCCGTCGCCGCTGGGAAAACTGGGTGGTGCTGCTCTTCACGGATCTGCTCACCCGCACTTTCTCCAACTCCTACTGGCCCGTAGTGGTTATGCGGCGGTGGATCCTGAGAGGGATGATGGCCTTCCCCCCCCTGCGGTGCTTGCTGCTGTGCTTGATGACGGGACTTTGGGGGAGCTCTCCCTAA
- a CDS encoding helicase HerA domain-containing protein — MTPPQPLATVIQGSLSRGLEARLNPGVSVEDLRVGKFVVIQGQRNRFFGLLTDVTLETSNPQILVNPPRPEETLLQEVLAGTGTYGIIALTPMLMLVPRQTEGERLYPLVNPERPEALAAPLGQEPPSAGAMELLPVKTVPAHFSQVYEARELDFRTVFGWEDDPERRNFAIGQPLDMAVPICLDLDRWVERSNGIFGKSGTGKSFLARLILAGIIRKRAAVNLIFDMHSEYGWEAASEDKHATTVKGLRQLFPGQVQIYTLDPDSTRRRGVRDAQELFIAYNQIEVEDLALLAEELNLSEASLENAIILRNEFGRDWIGRLLSLSNTEIQEFCEQKMGNKASMMALQRKLTRLDNLKYIRSTLPHNYIGQILDALSRGIHVVIEFGSQSNLLSYMLAANVITRRIHQAYVHQTERYLQSKNPLDRPRQLCITIEEAHRFLNPRAAKQTIFGTIAREMRKYFVTLLVVDQRPSRIDSEVMSQLGTRITALLNDDQDIEAVFTGVAGSQNLKTVLAKLDSKQQALLLGHAVPMPVVVQTRSYDQRFYAEIADPDWSQAEDAEVLLAAQKAKEELGL; from the coding sequence ATGACCCCTCCTCAACCTTTGGCCACCGTGATTCAGGGATCCCTGAGTCGAGGGCTGGAAGCTCGCCTCAATCCCGGTGTCTCGGTAGAAGACTTGCGGGTGGGCAAATTCGTGGTGATCCAGGGGCAGCGCAACCGCTTCTTTGGCCTGCTTACTGACGTTACCCTAGAAACCAGCAACCCCCAAATTCTGGTCAATCCCCCCCGCCCGGAAGAGACCTTGCTGCAGGAGGTGCTGGCCGGTACCGGTACCTATGGCATTATTGCCCTCACCCCGATGCTGATGTTGGTGCCGCGGCAAACGGAAGGGGAAAGGCTGTATCCCCTGGTCAATCCCGAACGGCCAGAAGCGTTGGCAGCTCCCCTCGGCCAAGAACCCCCTTCCGCTGGCGCCATGGAGCTGCTGCCCGTGAAAACAGTGCCCGCCCATTTTTCACAGGTGTATGAGGCACGGGAACTGGACTTTCGCACCGTCTTCGGTTGGGAAGATGACCCGGAGCGGCGCAACTTTGCTATCGGCCAGCCCCTCGACATGGCTGTGCCCATCTGTTTGGACTTGGATCGCTGGGTGGAGCGCAGCAACGGCATTTTCGGCAAATCGGGCACCGGCAAGTCCTTTCTAGCCCGCCTGATCCTGGCCGGTATCATCCGCAAACGGGCGGCGGTGAACCTGATCTTTGACATGCACTCCGAGTACGGCTGGGAGGCGGCCAGCGAAGACAAGCACGCCACTACTGTGAAAGGCTTGCGGCAGCTCTTTCCCGGTCAGGTACAAATCTATACCCTGGATCCCGATTCCACCCGGCGGCGAGGGGTGCGGGATGCGCAGGAGCTCTTCATCGCCTACAACCAGATCGAGGTGGAGGATCTGGCCCTGTTGGCAGAGGAGCTGAACCTATCGGAAGCCAGCCTGGAAAACGCCATTATCCTGCGCAACGAGTTTGGCCGCGACTGGATCGGCCGCCTCTTGAGCCTTTCCAACACCGAGATTCAAGAGTTTTGCGAACAGAAAATGGGCAACAAAGCCTCGATGATGGCCCTGCAGCGCAAGCTCACCCGCCTTGACAACCTCAAGTACATCCGCAGCACCCTGCCCCACAACTACATCGGCCAGATTTTGGATGCCCTCAGCCGCGGCATTCACGTGGTTATCGAGTTTGGATCCCAGTCCAACTTGCTTTCCTACATGTTGGCTGCCAACGTCATCACCCGCCGCATTCACCAGGCCTACGTACATCAGACGGAGCGGTACTTGCAATCCAAAAATCCCCTCGACCGGCCCCGTCAACTATGCATCACCATTGAGGAGGCCCATCGCTTTTTGAATCCGCGGGCGGCCAAGCAGACCATCTTCGGCACCATTGCCCGCGAGATGCGCAAGTACTTTGTCACGCTGCTAGTGGTGGATCAGCGCCCTTCCCGCATCGACAGCGAGGTGATGTCGCAGTTGGGCACTCGCATTACGGCACTCCTCAACGACGACCAAGATATCGAGGCGGTGTTCACAGGGGTGGCGGGTAGCCAGAACCTGAAAACGGTGTTGGCCAAGCTAGATTCCAAACAACAGGCCCTCCTTCTCGGCCACGCCGTGCCTATGCCGGTGGTGGTGCAAACCCGCTCCTACGACCAAAGGTTCTACGCCGAGATCGCCGACCCCGACTGGTCGCAGGCCGAAGATGCGGAGGTGCTCCTGGCCGCTCAGAAGGCCAAGGAGGAGCTGGGACTTTAG
- a CDS encoding RNA-guided endonuclease InsQ/TnpB family protein codes for MTQVLTVSCKLKVSQSQAAKLDATMDAFVQALNWVNQNTPEKVVNAVKLQSLCYYQIRARFGLSSNLAQQVCRRVAGSRKVAKQKKRPVKEFKSGFVTYDARIFSFRQKDWTVSLTTVEGRERFELAIGRYQREQLAGSNPKSATLVKRKDGFYSIQICVETEPSPPQGTDRVLGVDLGRTDIAHTSEGDNWNGQQLNKVRDHYSRLRAVLQRKASKGTRSSRRRCRQLLQRLSGKERRFQAWVNHRISKAIVSRAKATNSAIALEDLTGIRERVNQQPRSKTERRRANNWAFYQLRQFLEYKALRAGVALILVPPAYTSQTCHRCLHIHPDPAQSYRSGKKFKCGHCGWEGDADLNGANVIALLGAAVNQPRGSWLACQLQGYRKPALYCEAVRVG; via the coding sequence ATGACCCAAGTCCTGACCGTCTCCTGCAAGCTCAAGGTGTCCCAGTCGCAGGCCGCAAAGTTGGATGCGACAATGGATGCCTTTGTGCAGGCGTTGAACTGGGTCAACCAAAACACACCAGAAAAAGTAGTCAACGCAGTCAAACTCCAGTCCCTTTGCTATTACCAGATTCGCGCTCGGTTTGGCTTGTCCAGTAACTTGGCTCAACAGGTGTGCAGACGGGTAGCGGGTTCCCGCAAAGTGGCTAAGCAGAAAAAGCGTCCCGTCAAGGAGTTTAAGAGCGGCTTTGTTACCTACGACGCCCGTATCTTTTCGTTCCGTCAAAAAGACTGGACGGTGTCGCTGACCACGGTGGAGGGTCGGGAGCGCTTTGAGCTGGCGATTGGCCGTTACCAGAGAGAACAGTTGGCAGGCTCCAATCCCAAATCTGCCACTCTGGTCAAGCGCAAAGACGGTTTCTACTCCATTCAAATCTGTGTGGAAACGGAGCCATCCCCACCGCAAGGCACGGATAGAGTGCTGGGCGTGGATTTGGGAAGGACGGATATTGCTCATACATCGGAAGGAGATAACTGGAATGGACAGCAGTTGAACAAAGTCCGCGACCACTACTCCCGGTTGAGGGCGGTACTCCAACGCAAAGCCAGTAAGGGCACACGCAGTTCGCGGCGCAGATGCCGTCAACTGCTGCAACGGCTGTCTGGCAAGGAGAGACGCTTTCAAGCGTGGGTTAATCATCGCATCTCCAAAGCTATTGTCTCCAGGGCAAAAGCTACCAACAGTGCTATCGCTCTGGAAGACCTGACAGGGATCCGGGAAAGGGTTAATCAACAGCCACGGAGCAAGACAGAGCGTAGACGGGCCAACAACTGGGCGTTTTATCAACTCCGTCAATTTTTGGAGTACAAGGCTCTGCGTGCGGGGGTTGCTTTGATTCTGGTGCCGCCTGCCTACACGTCGCAGACCTGCCACCGGTGTTTGCACATTCATCCCGACCCTGCGCAATCCTACCGCAGTGGAAAGAAGTTTAAGTGTGGACACTGTGGATGGGAAGGGGATGCGGATTTGAATGGTGCGAATGTGATTGCGCTTTTGGGGGCTGCTGTAAACCAGCCTAGAGGTTCGTGGTTGGCTTGCCAACTGCAGGGCTACCGAAAGCCCGCCCTGTACTGCGAAGCAGTCAGGGTCGGGTAG
- a CDS encoding Ig-like domain-containing protein, producing MNTPTVPNVFRHWRRWRTWAGLLLLAAAFFVIESHRQVWPQSNASQSQAFLEWVSSQPTPEQQDVFVDGVIRLQFNRPLDPNLQRLAVQLDPPAAVIFDVQGDELLLKPRDPLRFSTRYTLTLSPQEGLPLEQAIQLSFRTEPQFTYERDVKPLLEASCVGCHQPAGRQRTQLLDSYEATMAYVRPGDPNSELINPRWTSRHAYILNAINPNRPQARGGSPEIAYIQARGLPLSRLGFWTPEEVEIVRTWIVQDGAPRTSARLQMGK from the coding sequence ATGAACACTCCGACCGTGCCAAATGTCTTTCGCCATTGGCGGCGGTGGCGAACTTGGGCGGGGCTGTTGTTGTTGGCAGCAGCGTTCTTTGTCATCGAGTCTCATCGGCAAGTTTGGCCTCAGTCGAATGCTTCTCAAAGTCAGGCATTTTTGGAGTGGGTGTCTTCCCAGCCTACCCCCGAACAGCAGGATGTTTTTGTGGATGGAGTCATTCGGCTGCAATTCAATCGGCCACTGGATCCCAATCTACAACGTCTGGCGGTTCAGTTGGATCCGCCGGCAGCGGTTATTTTTGATGTGCAGGGAGACGAGTTGTTGCTTAAGCCTCGGGATCCCTTGCGCTTTAGCACCCGTTACACCCTCACGCTTTCTCCCCAAGAGGGGCTGCCCCTCGAGCAGGCCATTCAGCTGAGTTTTCGCACCGAACCGCAATTTACCTACGAACGGGATGTCAAACCGCTGCTAGAAGCCAGTTGTGTGGGTTGCCATCAGCCGGCAGGACGGCAGCGCACCCAGTTGCTGGACAGTTATGAGGCCACGATGGCCTATGTCAGGCCCGGGGATCCCAATAGCGAGTTGATCAATCCCCGGTGGACGAGCCGCCACGCCTACATCCTCAACGCCATTAACCCCAACCGCCCCCAAGCTCGCGGCGGATCCCCTGAGATTGCTTACATTCAAGCTCGCGGGCTGCCCCTGTCCCGTCTGGGCTTTTGGACGCCGGAGGAAGTGGAGATCGTCCGCACCTGGATTGTGCAGGATGGCGCCCCCCGCACCAGCGCCCGCTTACAGATGGGCAAGTAA